The genomic window atgtatgtttatcaatatattatttcaaccaAATACTAACTTAACCTTTAGTCTTTTACTCTTTTCTGGTATAACTTTTAAGTCATTACTGACGTAGGTATGGTATAGAAcggtgtaaatatttattaggtactaagTGAAATAaccactcagaatctaaaaacggAATATTTAGTGTCTTTAACTCCTCATAAtatctcaatattttatagttataacagtataacacTACACTAAATATACGTCTGTCGAAACTTGTAAGTTTATTCTTATTGCTTTCAATAGTGCTTATCTTATGataatcgattttaattttagtgaaaataaaatttcctaTTTCTTTTTACCCGAGAACTGAGTAGGTACAAATTGCATTTACGTTCATTGATtaataaagtaggtacctacctataaaccTACTTGATAAAATTTCGATTCAAATTTCAcgtgttgtaaatatttagtcaTTTTGGTGCAAATAATTGGTGTAGTCGTTGCGATTCGTAAAATATGACCTAAGAGTACACAATATCGGTGTCTACAGCACAAGACCTTTACACTAGCTCTGCcactaactaattattatattatatagccggATATATACCCAATCTAACCCAATACCCCGAGTCGACCGAAGGGTCTCCGACGTTCGCCATCACTATACTGTTTTATCGTATATCGATAgcgtttttatctttttttcttcAGGGGCGGTATTCTGATCGTTTCCGGAATGATGTTGAACACTCTGGCGTGCTCGTTGACTTACAAACCAGCGGTCACGGACGGCGGAGCAATTGAACAGGACGAGACGACCTACTCGGGGCCAAGTGTTTCGTCGTCACCCACGACGTCGATCAACGCGAGAGCGGTCACGACGACGGCGTTCAGGGCGGCCACGGACCTGTACTACGCCGCAGTGGTGTCGTCGCCGTCCCCGCCGCTGTTAAAACCCAAAACGACGGCGGCGGAGGCGACCACGACGGACGACGAagaagacgacgacgacgacagcaGTACCAACCCGAAAAACATCCGTTGGCGACGGCCGAGGTTGAGCAGGCCGGCCGCCGAGTTTCTGGCCGTGTCGGCCGTCCACGCCATCGGCCACTTGGCGTACGCCACCGCCGCCCCCGCGCGCGGCGCCGCCCTGCACCTGGCCGCGGCCGAGGCGGCCGGTCGCCTCATCGCGCCCGCCACTTCGGACGTGCTGTCTCCCGGCGGCGGCTCGGCGGCGTCCGTCTATCTGTACGCCGCGGCCGTGGCCGTCGGCGGCACTGTCCTGCTGACcggcgccgccgccgccgccgccgaatCGAACGTCGACCCGTTCCTGCAGTGGTCGCGGCCGGCGGCCCAATGGTCGGGGTCGCTGGTCGTGGCCTTCGGGCTGGCGTTCGGCGCGGCCGTCGGGCTAGAACCGCTGGTCGCCGTCCACGTGCTGGGCCGCCGATGGCTGGCCGCCTCCTGTTCCGCCACGCTACTCGGCAAGGGCGCCGCCCAGCTGGCCGTCGACCTGTTCCTGCAGCGGCCGCCGCCGTCCGCCGGCCGGTCGACGCCCGTAACGATCTCGCCGTACGCGCTGTACGCGCTCGGCTCCTGTCTGGTGGCCACCGCCGCCGCTTGGACGGCCGCGTTCCTCGTCAAGCGTCACTACGCCGCCAAGACCGGGTGCAGCCGTTACGTGAGAACCGCGTGACTACGACGGCAACAACCGCCACCGTCGTCGTACCatgtcgtatataataatataggtatgacGTACGCGAACGGTACCAACTACGGTCGTGGTATGCTGTAGGGCGGCTGTTTTGAACCGAAATTTCACGTTAAATTCGCGAGAGATCGTCAACACCTACCGTCCTTGCGCTCCGAACAGATaacgacatttttaaaagctttACTCTCGTAAAAGCaacatttgtatacaatatgtaagtACCCACctgatatcatattatacaagatGACGAGAAAATAGAACACGAACGATGGTCCAAGTCCCAACGCCAGATTATAATTAGcagatataatattcaaccG from Aphis gossypii isolate Hap1 chromosome 1, ASM2018417v2, whole genome shotgun sequence includes these protein-coding regions:
- the LOC114127998 gene encoding monocarboxylate transporter 3-like isoform X1; protein product: MANETMVSCREPEAGDSKSEPDESSYMLRDKRSSPSSTIRGQHHQHPEHEHQHRTFDDSWAWYVVGGCAFANFLLPGMLRSFGPDVLDGFVEVHKLEFENRSVVGCRWIPATFHLTFFIAGSLSCLLCKLISHRAVTFWGGLLASAGMLSSSFANSISHLYISYGVMVGFGAGLCYSAGILIVNEYFDKHRGLANGLSLAGTAIGALAMPPYLEFLTFSYGYRGGILIVSGMMLNTLACSLTYKPAVTDGGAIEQDETTYSGPSVSSSPTTSINARAVTTTAFRAATDLYYAAVVSSPSPPLLKPKTTAAEATTTDDEEDDDDDSSTNPKNIRWRRPRLSRPAAEFLAVSAVHAIGHLAYATAAPARGAALHLAAAEAAGRLIAPATSDVLSPGGGSAASVYLYAAAVAVGGTVLLTGAAAAAAESNVDPFLQWSRPAAQWSGSLVVAFGLAFGAAVGLEPLVAVHVLGRRWLAASCSATLLGKGAAQLAVDLFLQRPPPSAGRSTPVTISPYALYALGSCLVATAAAWTAAFLVKRHYAAKTGCSRYVRTA
- the LOC114127998 gene encoding uncharacterized protein LOC114127998 isoform X2, which translates into the protein MANETMVSCREPEAGDSKSEPDESSYMLRDKRSSPSSTIRGQHHQHPEHEHQHRTFDDSWAWYVVGGCAFANFLLPGMLRSFGPDVLDGFVEVHKLEFENRSVVGCRWIPATFHLTFFIAGSLSCLLCKLISHRAVTFWGGLLASAGMLSSSFANSISHLYIRGGILIVSGMMLNTLACSLTYKPAVTDGGAIEQDETTYSGPSVSSSPTTSINARAVTTTAFRAATDLYYAAVVSSPSPPLLKPKTTAAEATTTDDEEDDDDDSSTNPKNIRWRRPRLSRPAAEFLAVSAVHAIGHLAYATAAPARGAALHLAAAEAAGRLIAPATSDVLSPGGGSAASVYLYAAAVAVGGTVLLTGAAAAAAESNVDPFLQWSRPAAQWSGSLVVAFGLAFGAAVGLEPLVAVHVLGRRWLAASCSATLLGKGAAQLAVDLFLQRPPPSAGRSTPVTISPYALYALGSCLVATAAAWTAAFLVKRHYAAKTGCSRYVRTA